In the genome of Halodesulfovibrio sp., the window TTGAGGTCGAAGTGTTCGCGCAGGTAGCTGGAAACTTCTTCAACTTCGTTCTGGCGCATAAGACCGTTATCTACAAAGATGCAGTGGAGGCGGTGACCGATTGCTTTGTTCAAAAGAACTGCAACAACGGTGGAGTCGATACCACCGGAAAGACCACAAACCACGTTGCCTTCAGGACCAACAGTTTCCTGACAATCTTTAATTACAGCATCAATAAAGCCGGACATAGTCCAGTCTGGTTTGATGCCAGCAATTTTGAAAAGGAAGTTGTTAATCATGGTGTCGCCACCCTCAGAGTGGTGCACTTCCGGGTGGTACTGGAGAGCGTAGATGTTTTTTTCTACACACGCCATCGCGGCAACTTCGAGAGTTTCTGTAGAGCCAATAACTTCGAAGGAAGGTGGCACAGATTTAACCTGATCGCCGTGAGACATCCATACACGTAAAGATTCTTCACGGTTAAGATCAGCAAAGAGAGGGCAGTCTGCGGTCATGTTAAAGTCCGCAGGGCCGTACTCGCGTGTTTCAGAGCTTGCAAGTTCGCCACCCAGATTGTGGGCGAGAAGCTGCATGCCGTAGCAGATACCGAGTACTGGTACGCCAAGTTCGAGCAGACCCATATCGAGAGTTGGTGCTTCGTCATCACCAACGCTTGAAGGACCGCCGGAAAGGATTACAGCGGAAGGATTCATTGCTTTGACTTCTTCGGCTGTAACGATGCAAGGGTGAATTTCAGAGTATACGCCTGCTTCGCGTACGCGACGCGCGATAAGCTGAGTAAACTGAGAGCCGTAGTCAACAATAATGACTTTGCTAAGTGCGTCCATAATGTCCTCTAAAAAGAGAGATTAGTTCTCAACTCGGTAGTTGGGAGCTTCTTTTGTAATGATAACGTCGTGAACGTGAGATTCACGCAGACCTGCAGCAGAAATTTCTACCATTTTAGAAACTTCAGGCATGTCAGTAATAGTCTTTGCGCCAATGTAGCCCATACCGGAACGGAGACCGCCCATTAACTGGTGCACGGAATCCTGTACAGGTCCTTTATATGGAACACGTCCAACAATGCCTTCTGGAACAAGCTTCTTGCTCTTTTCCTGGAAGTAACGGTCAGAGCTACCAGCTTTCATTGCATCGATGGAACCCATGCCACGGTAGTTTTTGTAACGACGACCCTGATAGAGAACTGTTTCACCCGGGGATTCGTCTGTACCGGCGAAGAGGGAGCCAATCATGATGGAAGATGCACCAACACAAAGGGCTTTTACAATATCACCGGAGTACTTGATGCCACCGTCAGCAATGATATGGCGACCAAATTCTTTAGCAGCTTTGCAGCATTCCTGAACAGCTGTAATCTGTGGAACACCAACACCAGCAACAATACGGGTTGTGCAGATAGAACCAGGTCCAATCCCAACCTTAACGGTGTCTGCGCCAGCTTCGAACAATGCTTTTGCGCCTTCGTAGGTTGCAACGTTACCTGCAATGATCTGTGCATCAGGGAACTCGGTGCGGATAGATTCTACAGCTTTAAGAATATTTAATGAGTGACCGTGAGCGGAGTCGAGAACGAGCACGTCTGCGCCTGCATCAAGCAGAGCTTTCGCACGTTCTTTACAATCTGCGCCTACACCCAATGCTGCTGCCACACGCAGACGACCATTTTCATCTTTACATGCGTTAGGATATTTAATTTCTTTTTCAATATCCTTCATGGTGATGATGCCCTGCAAGTGGTTGTCGCTGTCAACTACGAGCACTTTTTCAATGCGGTGCTTGTGCAGGTGCTCTTTTGCCTGCTCCAGAGTTGTGCCAACAGGAACAGTTACCAGCTTGTCTTTTGTCATCATTTCAGAAACGAGCGTGGTGTCTGGGTCGTCAACAAAACGGACGTCACGGTTTGTTATAATACCGACAAGATTGCCGTTTTCAACAACCGGAAGACCGGAAATTCTGTAAGTAGACATAACTTCGAGAGCCTGAGTGATGGTCAAGGAAGGCTCAACAGTTACTGGATCAAGAATCATTCCGGATTCTGATTTTTTTACTTTTTCTACTTCAAGGCACTGCTGCTCAAGCGGCATGTTCTTGTGAACAACGCCGATGCCACCGTGTCTTGCCATCGCGATAGCCATGTCAGATTCGGTGACGGTATCCATTGCTGCTGAAATCAGCGGAATGTTCAGTGCGATGGAATTAGTGAGCTGAGTGGATAAGTCCACCTGATCCGGCGTGGCTTCAGAATAACCAGGAAGAAGCAACACGTCGTCAAAAGTCAGTGCTTTGCCTAAGATTACGCTCATGGTGTGGGTCTCCAAATTCGTTTTGGGTAGCTATTAAAAAAGGCCACAGTAGCGTAAATTCACGCATTTAACCGGCCTGGAGTTCAGTACTTTCTTCCCTAGCAAGTAGGCGGATAGTACTTTAGGTAATCCCGTTAGCGTATGCGTCCTTTAGGTCTATGTCAACGCTTATTATACTTTTTATATGGTAGTGAAACCGATACCGAGCATTATATCACAAAAAAAAGAAAATATACTTTGATACAGCATGAGACATAACCTTGATACGCTGCGGGACAACCTATGCAAAAAGCGCATTGCAAGTGCAATGCGCTTTTGAAATTAGAAAAACATCAGCATGTTATTTTTTATCAAGTTCTTTTTGTGCTGCTATCTTAAGATGATTTTCAGCAGCTGATTCAACAATTTTCTGGAACTGTATTTTACCCTCGGCAGGTTTATCCAGATAGTATGTAAGCAGTATGCCTAAATTATACCGAGCGGAAGGATCGTCCGCGATGCTCAAAGATGTTTCAAATGCTTTGGCAGCGTTGGTGTAACTTTCCAGTTTAAAGTTCGCCATGCCGAGCATGTAGAACAGGTGGGCGTTACTAGGCTGAGCTGCAATGCCGCGCTGGATAAACTTACGCGCCTGACTGTATTCCCCGTCTTCCATGAAGTGTCGGGCAATTTCTTCAATCAGTTTTACATTATTTGCATCTTTTTTGAGTTTCCCCATCAAGTCTGCAATATGTGCTGAATTGTCTGGTTTAGACTGTTCTGAGGTGGCATTGCGTGACTGTACAAAGTTGGTCAGACTCGGGTGATTCGTACGGTAGACACCAGAGGTGACCAGCATTGCTGCGAATCCCAAAAGGATTGCCGCAATGAATATTTTTGCAGCGGCGTTCGGCTGCTTCATTGGAGTTTTAGTCATTCATTAACTCCATTTGGCGAATGCGTTTGCTGAGTTCGCAATGCTTACGGGCAATAACAAAAAGGTAACCTGCAATGCCTACCCATACTGCAACATTAGCCATGAGGAGCCAGTTGGAGCTTTCCATGATGAATCTCCTTGTGTGCCTCGTAAAATAAGGCGGTTATATTTCGTCGTGTGTTGTTAAGTTATCAATTCGGTCAGACAACGCCATCTGTGAAGATCGAATCCCCACAAGAGCAGCCCAGATAAGACCGAAGCAGAGAACGCAGACAATAACAGTAAGTTTCATTTCCGGTTCCAGCCCACCTGTCTTGCTGTTGAATACAGCAGGGTGGATGGAGCGCCAAAGGCGTGCGGAAAGAAATACAAGAGGTACGTCGATAAAAGCGGCAATGCCGACAACAGAGCTGACTACCGCTTTGCGTTCTGTCGAAAGGGACATGGAGCGCAGGATAAGATAGCCTGCGTAAACGAACCACATAACAAGGGTTGTTGTTAAGCGAGGGTCCCATGTCCACCAGACGCCCCAGCTGTGGCGTCCCCAGATCATTCCGGTAACAAGTGCAAGCCCGCTGAAAAGAACACCTACTTCAGCAGAGGCGGCAGCAAAGTTGTCCCAGAATCGTTTACGGGTTTTGAGGTACAGAATGGAGGCAATGAATACACAGAAGAAGCTGAAGAGTGACCACCACGCCAGCGGCAGATGGGTGTAGAACACCTTCTGCACAATGCCCATAACCTGTTCAACAGGGGCATACTGGTAGATGAGGTACTGGCTCAACGCCATTGCCGGTGCGGCTAAGAGTGCCACAGGTGCTATCCATTTTGTTCGCATCATATCCTCTGTAACTGTTATATGCGTATCTGACATTTTTTGAATAAGAAAACAGTCAGTTACTGATAAAGTGCTTCCTATCCTTGCGAGCGTAATACGGCGAACATGTCCGTATTCTATTCTTCGCCGCTGTAAACAAAGCCGAAGAGCAATAGCCCAGCTGCTCCGAATAGTGCGTCGAAGGCACAGGCGATGCCAAGCCAGTCGCCAAAGCCTTCCGGAATGATTCCGGAAAATGCAGCGGAGCCGATACGCACGCCTGCAAGCAATATAGGAATAAGCAACGGGAACAGAATGATAGAGAGTAAAGACTCTTTTGCAGCCTGTCCCTGAGAAAGCGCACCAAGCAGCGCGCCGAGCAAAATTAATCCAAGGTCAATAGCAAGGAGCATTGCCAACCCTATGTGCCATAAATGAGACACGGATTGACCAAGGAAGACAATTGTTGCTGGCAAAAATACTGCCTGAGCACATAAAAGAAGAATAAAGCCGCCCAATGCCTTACCAATCCAGACTGCCTGCACAGGCGCTGGGGAAAGAAGTAAGCCGAAACGGGCACCGTTTTGTTCTTCCAGACTGAATAATGTATTGAAAACAAGTACCTGACAGAAAACTGATGCCAGCCAGAATATGGCAGCAGCAGCCTGTGCACTCATTTTTTCACCGATCTGTTGGGATAAACTGAATACAAAGATAAGCAGTAAGCCGAGTAAAAGCGCCTGAATAAGACCTGTGCCTCGCGCAAGCACGAGTTTAAGATCTTTTGCAGCTATTGAAACAGCAGCCCTTAGCATACCGCCTCCGGTGTGTAGCCTTGTGCTTGACCAAAGTACTCTACCTGCTTGTCGCGGATAGCAAGTACATTGTCAGCACGTACAAGGTCAGCAGCAACCGAATGGCTGATCCAGACTAATCCTGCACCGCGCTCTTTTGCCGCAGCAATCTCGTTGTGCAAGATGCCCATAGAACGGACATCCAACCCAGTTCCCGGCTCATCGAGCAGGATCAGGGACGGCTGAAGTAAGAACACGCGAGCAAGATTCAAGCGCTGCGCCATGCCTCGAGAAAAACAACCGGCGCGCTCAAAAGCAAAACGTTTCAGCTCTACACGGTCAAGTGCGTTCAGCAAGGTTTTCTCGTCCGTCTTTTGCCCATGCAGGCTAGACCAGAATGACAAGTTTTCAATGGCTGACAAATCAGGATAGATAAAGGTTTGATGCCCTACATATCCAATTTTATTGTTTTCTACTGTAAGCTCAACGTTTCCGGCGGTAGGCTCGGAAAGTCCTGCCATAATCTTGAGCAAGGTCGATTTACCAGCACCGTTAGGACCAGCCAGCAATGTGACAGTGCCTGATTCAATAGTGCAGGAAACGTCCTTGATAATTAGACGGTTGCCATACATTTTGGCAACCTTGTCCAGTTTAAGCAGCATCCGTTACCTTTTCAGATTTTCGGAATCGGGTGAACCCGATGAACGGGAAGAGACACATAATCGTACCACCAATCCAGAACCAGTTAACCATAGGCTCAATACTTAATGTAACTGTGATGTTACCTTGAGTGTCTGCGCCTAACAGAGATGAGTATAACTCTTCTCCAAAGGACGGAATGATAGATACTTCTGCGAAGGATCTGTTTTTACCGAATTTATGGTAAAGGCGGCGCTGAGGCTCAAGTGTACCTATGAGCTTGCCGTCTTCATAAACATCAATGTCAGCTTGAAGGAAGATGTATTCCCTTGCTTCGCCTTCATACAGCTCTTTGTACTTGAAGGTATATCCTTCAAGAGTAACTGTCTCACCGCGTTTAATCTGTGTTTGCAGTTCCTGCTTGTATGGTCCGGAGAATGCAATACCGATGACGATAAGCGCTACCCCGAGGTGTACGCCGTATGCACCGATGGCACGGTTGCTTTTGCGTGTAGAGGCATCCGTTGCGAACAACAACACGATACCAACAATACAGGCCGCAGCGGAAGCGACAGCAAGGATTGAAACAGGAATTGTGTATCCGGAAAGGTACATAGCAACACCTGTCACAACAAAAACTACGCTTACCGCACCGAACATGATGCCGCTTTTAACGCCGCCGTTCCATTTCATCCAAGGGCAGATCATAAGCAGTACAGAAATGATTGCTGCCAAAGGCATGCAAACGCTGTTGTAGAACTTCTGGTCTAAACCTTGCGGGTTTTCTGTGAAGAACTTGGAGAAAACCGGCCACATAGTGGCGATAAGAATGATAACGCCCAGTGCAATAAGGAACCACGCAGCAACCAGCAGCAAACCTTCACGGCTGAAAAGTTCTGCCATAGGTTTTGCTTTTGGATTTTTACTCGTGATTGCTGCAAACAAGGACAGCACGGTGAAGAATATAATAAAAATGAGCAGTGGCGTTCCAACGCTACCACCGCCGAATGCATGCAGAGATTCAACAACACCACTACGGACAAGGTAGGTTGCAAACAACGCAGAAATACTTGTGAGTGCAACAAGGAAGGTGTTTGTTCTGTGCAGCTTACCGCGACGGGTTTCGATAACGGAGGTATGCAAAAATGCAGAGCCTACAAGCCACGGAATAAGAGAGGCGTTTTCTACAGGGTCCCATGCCCAGTAACCACCCCAGCCGAGTTCCATGTATGACCACCAGCAACCGAGGATAATACCTGCGGTAAGGGTGAGCCATGCAAAAAGAATCATGTTGCGGGAAGCATCTGTCCAGCTGTCTTCGTTATGCTGACTTCTGTTCAACGCCTGTGCTAGAGCAAGGCAGCTTGGAATGGTAAAGCCACCGTAGCCAAGGAATAACAATGGCGGGTGGAAGATCATACCAGGGTTCTGCAACAGCGGGTTCAAACCGTTACCGTCAGCAGGAATAGGGCTGATGAGGGTAAATGGGTTTGACCATGTAGTCAGTAGGAATAAGAAAAAGCTGGTAAAGGTAAAGAAGAGCATCCAGAACCACATTTTAGTGCCATCTGAAAGCGCTTTGTATGCGTTAGTATAAAGAAAAATCATGCCGCATAACGCAACAGACCATGCCCAGAACAGTAATGAACCGGCTTGTCCTGCCCAAAAGGCGGTTACGCGATAAAAAAGTGGAAGGTCGAGGCTGGTGTAGCTTGCGACATAGTAGTTTGAAAAATCAAAATTAACCAGCGCCCATAAAAGAATGGATGAACTTACAGTGATGAGCGTTGTTATCATCATCTGTGAGGTTTCAATCCAGTGCAGCAGGGTAGAGCGCCCCTGCCAAATCTGCAATGCAGCGACTGCGCCGAAGCCAAGGGCAAACAGCAAAGACGCTACCAGCAGCAAAAATGCTAAGAGATGCATAATGCTCCTTCAGCCGGTATAACGGCAGCGTGGGGGAAGTAGTACGGAGAGAATAGTTTTCGGTGTGCAGCCGGTTATTCTCTATTTTTCTTTTCGTACTTCGATGGACATTTAGTCATAAGCGTACGGGCTTGAAACGCCTTGGTGGCGTTATCAATATTGCCTTCAACAATAACTTCTGCACCGGATTTAAATGTATCCGGCACTGCGCCATTGAATACAACAGGCAATACAATTTTCTTGTCGTGAGCATCTTCAAGCATAAAACTAACACCAAGACCCTCCTCATGTCGCTTGATTTCGCCTGCCTTAACGGTACCGAAAAGGCGTGCTGAGCCAAGCTGATCTGGTGTCATTGCTAATGCTTCAGAAACTTCAAGAAAATATACGCTGTTTTGTGAAAAACCGGTGAAAAGCAAGTACCCAAGACCTCCTAAAAAGAGGAACAGGGCAGCAATGTATACGCTTTTTCCGTTTTTCTTTGCCATAGTGTCTCCTGACAGTGTCTAGTTTATGGACAGATATGTCCGACAGTATCTGAGCCTTTCTCCCCCGGTTCAGATGCCTTTTCAAATAATTGGTTTGGTGCTTCATTGCAACAAATAGTTTGCAGACTATATCTGTCGGATATCCGTTGCAGGTTGCATGGAGCAACAAAAACTGTTCCTGTCAGCACGCAAAAAGCAGACTTTCTGCCGTAGCGTATCGGAACCAGTAAATATGTTATTAGTTGCTATACATTACTATTAGCGTTTAAGCAATTTCCCTTTGCCAAGCTGTTTTCGTTTTTCTCGCGCAAGGCGCTGCATATCGTCGACTCTGTCGGTTTCATCAACAATTTCTTTGCCGAGGATTTCTTCAAGCACGTCTTCCAACGATACGAGACCGCTTATGCCGCCGTATTCATCAACGGCAACAAACAGGTGGTCTCTGCGTTCCAGAAAGTTTCTGAGAACTTTGTCGAGCGTAACGGAGTCGAGCACAAAATGGACAGGGCGCATCAATTCAGTAAGCTTTGTTTCTGTGCGACCAGCTGCTAACTCTTCATAAATTGATCGGCGCATTACGATACCAATAATGTCTTCATTATCTTCAGCATAGACAGGAATACGGCTGTAATGCTTCATTTCCAATTCTTGCTGCGCTTCTTTTACTGTGAGTTCAACAGGAAGCGTGAACGAAACCGTGCGCGGCGTCATAACTTCATGCACATGTTTGTTGTCTAGCGAGAGGATATTTTGAATTGAAATAGCCTCGCTCGGTTCAATTTCACCAGCTCGACGTGAAAGGCTTACAATAGCCCTGATGTCGTCTTCCGTTGCGTTAGGCTCTGTTGCTGAAGGCGTGAGCTTTCGAGTCATCCATGAACATAGATAGATGACAGGGGTAAGCATAAATACAAGGAAATTAAGTGGTTTTGCGATAAAAGAACTTAGCTGGCGAGAATATGATACACCAAGCGTTTTCGGTAGTATTTCTGAAAAGATTAGAATGCTTACAGTGAAGCATATTGCAAAATATGGCATGTGCTCCGCGCCGTACACCTTGGTAAAAGCAGCGCCGGCAAGGGTCGCGCCAGCGGTGTTGGCAACTGTGTTCAGAGTGAGAATAGCCGTAATAGGGCGCTCAACATCACTGCGGAGTTTGAATAGAGTAGTACCGATTTTGGAACCTGTGCTACGAAGCCGTTCAATATGGCTCCATGGTACAGAATATAAAATAGCCTCAGTAATAGAGCATGTTGCCGAAATGATGATAGAAAATGCTACGGCAGTTATTAACTCAAACATGTAGTTCCTTCGAATAAATTACATACACCGTCGTGGTTACGGAAATTTGTAGGATGCAACTCCTACCATAAAACGTACTGTATATATTACAATTCTGTTTCTGTTTGAAATAGCAAAAAAGCTTCAACGATGCGTACAAGGTTTGTCGGTTCAACAAGAGGACGCCTAGTTGAACTGTGATTATACATAATTATTATTAAGTTACTGGCAAGATAGCAATATAGTAACCGTGCTAAAAAAATGCAGTAGGTACAATTAGGCGAAGTGTTCCCACAATGCCAATGGCTTCAAGCTAAGCGTGACGTATAGCATGAAGCTGTGTTTTATTTTGCTCTGTTGATATACCGTTAGCAGTGCATAGTCGTTGTTGCAGAATGTCGCATCCAGCAAACAGGGGCAGTTGTCAAGAGTCTTGTGTTTCATTTTCTTGCAAAAAACAGCATGCCGTGCGAAAGAGTCGCCAACGCTACTCCAGTATAACTGATAACAGATTCTCAGGGAAAAAATAAATGGCGCACATAAAAAATATACTGCTTGATCGTGACGGTACGGTGATTGTTGACAAACACTATTTATCTGATCCTGAAGGGGTGGAACTTATTCCTGAGGGGGGTAAAGCCCTTGCCATGCTGCAACAGGCGGGAATGCGCTTGTATGTTTTGACCAATCAGTCTGGCATCGGACGGGGCTATTTTTCTGAAGATGACCTCCATGCGTGTACTGTTCGCCTTGATGAACTTGCAGAACTTTTTGGTGCCTTGATCGAAGATACTGTATACTGCCCTCATACTCCTGAAGATGATTGCAATTGCCGCAAACCACGCACAGGTATGTGGGAGCAGCTAAGTGACATGTACGGCTTAGAGGCGAAGGAATCAGTTATGATCGGTGATAAATTTGCAGATATAGAACTCGGTAAAAATGCTGGATTAGCGGCGTCTATTCTTGTTCTCACAGGCAAAGGTGAGAAAGAGCGCCAGAAGCTGGAATTGCCTGAGGTAGATGAATCCACAGGATATGTAACTGTATCGAATGAAAATGGTTGGACGCTTGCCGTTGCAAAAGATATTTCCGCAGCCGCACGCTGGATTTCCAATGCATTCGCAGCAGGGGATAAGTAAATGGATAGGATAGGCATTTGGAATACCGCCTTTCTTGGTGATGCCGTACTGACGCTTCCGCTTATTCGCACGGTGAAAGCCGCATATCCAGATTCCCCGATAGATTTTTATGTCCGAAAGGGTGTTGAGCCGTTATTTGCTGCTCAGCCTGAGTTGGATAACGTGTATGCGTATGACAAACGCGGGGCGCAAAAATCTATTTTTGCCGCAATGTCGTTTGGTCGAGAATTGGCAAAAAAAGATTATTCATTGTGGATCTCAGCGCACACAAGTTTGCGAAGCGGTGTGATTGCTCGCTGGACATCAGCCCGTACTCGTATTGGCTACAATAAACCTGCGTTCAACAACTGGCTGTATACAACAACAGTCGATAGAAAGTTTTTTGAGCTGGAAGAGATTGAACGGCTCATGCAGCTTGTTAAGCCGCTGTCTATTACAGACACTGTGGACTGGCCGGAACTGATTTTGCCGCAGCAAGCATATAATGATGCTGATGGGTACTGGAATAAGCATGTGGATTCCCCGGTGCTGGGCGTTCATCCCGGTTCTGTATGGGCAACAAAGCGTTGGCCTGCTGAATATTACGCAGAAGTAGTCGCAAAGGCTATTGAGGCAGGCGCGCAGGTAATGGTCTTTGCCGGTCCCGGTGAAGAAGCTATAGCGCAGGACGTTATAGCCCAGAGCGGTGCGGCGCAATCAGATAGATTACTCGACCTTTCCGGCTCCCTTTCCCTTGTGCAGCTTGCAGCATACTTAAATAAACTTGATTGCTATGTGACAAACGACTCCGGTCCAATGCATATTGCATGGGCGCAGCGTACGCCTGTTACCGCAATTTTTGGTCCTACAGTTCAGGAGTTAGGTTTTTATCCTCGTGGCGAATCTTCTACCGTTCTGGAAACAGAGATAGTGTGCCGTCCTTGCGGGATGCATGGTCCTAAAACATGCCCTAAAGGTCATTTTAAGTGCATGCATTCTGTGACACCGCAAATGGTGTGGGAAGACGCTAGCAAGAAACTCTTTGGGTAGGATCTGCTTCCAGCTTATATTTTCACTGTCGTTTTATAGGGTGAAAAACTGGCTAACAGTTCTGCGCATACAATGTAAAAACAGACCCTCAAAAAATTTATATACTCCATAGCTACCTTGAATCTGCTATACTGCTCTCAATTCTAAGGAGGGTTTTATGGCAGTTTGTAGTGAAATGAAAAAAGGTGATGTCTACCATTGTTCTTCATGTCATTTGGAAATTAAGGTAGAAAAAGGGTGTGCATGCAAAAGTGACGGCGACGTTGAACAACGGTGCTCTGTTCCGTTACAATGTTGTGGTAAGCCGTTGAAAAAGAAACAAGGCTAATAAGCTCGACGCTATTAGCTTCAGTGCTAGCAGAAAAAATCAGGCAAATTATGTTTCAGTACATGGTATACGCCTGATTTTTTTGTAATGTATGTACTGCATCATGCCCTTATATTTAAATAAATGGAGACCAGTGGGAGTAACGTTTAACTTGCTTCATTTGTTTGAGAAAAATATGGATTACGTCATGTTATGTTCATTTTTTCGTAACTGTGACAACATAAAAAGAGCAGAATAGAACGTTCTGCTCTTTTATTTCAGATCGTTTTTTATTCTGCCATAGCACTGGAAAAAGTACTCGATAATCAGGCGTACTTGCTCTGAATACATTCCTTTTTTGTGTTATATGTATTTTACGGCAGTGTAATAGGAAAAAAAGAACAAGAGCAGCGCGTTAGGGGCTGCTCTTTTTTTATGTCATGGAAATAATGAATAAAAAAAGAGTATACTTGTGGGATAACGATTAGGAGAAAGCCTGTGAGTATACGTAATCAAATCGTCATTGCGTTGTTGTTTATTCTTGTCGGCTGTCTGCTTGTAAATGTGAGCAGAGCGGCAGAGTCTGCCGTTCCACAAATTCCAGAAAATGCCACCAGCACACAGGTGGACGCTATTCTTGCAGGTATGAGCGATGAGCAAGTACGGGCGTTACTAATAGAAGAGCTTCGCAAAGATATTGCATCTGCTCCAGCGACGAAAACAGAGACGAATTGGGCAGCCTCGTTTTCTGCAATGCTTACAAAGGTTCACAATCGATTTGAATACTTATTCGGCGATGCTGCACAAACAGCGCAGGACATGCCGGATGTTTTGTATGACGCTGTAAGCGGAAGCGGTAAAGTTCCCTTAGAGAAGCTTGCGACGGGAATAGTGATGCTTTCACTCGTGTGGATTGTCGTCCGCTTTCTTTATCGGAAAAAGACGCAGAAGTTACGAAAAATTATTGAGACTACACCAAAGGAGTGGGGCTTTTTAAGAAAAGTTTTCAGGCTTTGTATGCGGGCTGGTATCGACTTAATCGGCATTGTACTTTCAAGTGTTGTAATTCTCATCCTGTACCTTATTTACTACGAGCAGAACAATGCTGCTAAGCCGATTATTATATCGTGGTTTATCGCTGTTGTGCTGGTTGATACGGTTGCCTTGCTTGCACGCTTTGTTCTTGTGCCTAAAGCGGAAGGGCTACGGTATCTGCCGTTAAAAAATGAAACTGCCATGACAATTTATAAGTGGACGCAATGGATAAGTCGCATTGGGGCAATTGGACTGCTGATTTCATTTCTTATTCTTTTGCAAGGCGAAGCAGAACGCTGGTATTTGCTTTCACTGGCGATAACAGGCTTTGTTGTTGTCTGCGGTATTTCACTGTTGATTGTCTGGGAAGCACGAAACGGTACAGCAGCGTTACGCAGGGGCGCTCAGGAAGGGACATTGCGGTATCAGCTTGCAGGTATTTGGCATATAATGCTTGTGACGGCACTCTTTATAGGGTGGGGATGCTGGCTTGTTGTGCTTATGGTTCATGGTTCCAGCGCTGTTATTCCTGCCATCGCTACTATTTTGAGTGTTCCAGCATACTGCGTGATTAATTGGCTTGCGCAGCAGCTTGTTGATTGCATGAGTGGCGTGGCGCTACAGACAGGAACATGTACCTCAGCGGATATTTCTACCGAAATTTCAGCTTCTGACGACGTAAAGCCGGATGAAGATTTCGCAGAAAAAACAGACGCAAATTCAGAAAAACAAACTATTACAGCCGATCAAGACGCAATTACGACATCGGAGTCAACAGCTGTTGAGCCCAAAAAAGTAGCCTTTGACACACATATTTCAACAGC includes:
- a CDS encoding hemolysin family protein, with product MFELITAVAFSIIISATCSITEAILYSVPWSHIERLRSTGSKIGTTLFKLRSDVERPITAILTLNTVANTAGATLAGAAFTKVYGAEHMPYFAICFTVSILIFSEILPKTLGVSYSRQLSSFIAKPLNFLVFMLTPVIYLCSWMTRKLTPSATEPNATEDDIRAIVSLSRRAGEIEPSEAISIQNILSLDNKHVHEVMTPRTVSFTLPVELTVKEAQQELEMKHYSRIPVYAEDNEDIIGIVMRRSIYEELAAGRTETKLTELMRPVHFVLDSVTLDKVLRNFLERRDHLFVAVDEYGGISGLVSLEDVLEEILGKEIVDETDRVDDMQRLAREKRKQLGKGKLLKR
- the waaF gene encoding lipopolysaccharide heptosyltransferase II encodes the protein MDRIGIWNTAFLGDAVLTLPLIRTVKAAYPDSPIDFYVRKGVEPLFAAQPELDNVYAYDKRGAQKSIFAAMSFGRELAKKDYSLWISAHTSLRSGVIARWTSARTRIGYNKPAFNNWLYTTTVDRKFFELEEIERLMQLVKPLSITDTVDWPELILPQQAYNDADGYWNKHVDSPVLGVHPGSVWATKRWPAEYYAEVVAKAIEAGAQVMVFAGPGEEAIAQDVIAQSGAAQSDRLLDLSGSLSLVQLAAYLNKLDCYVTNDSGPMHIAWAQRTPVTAIFGPTVQELGFYPRGESSTVLETEIVCRPCGMHGPKTCPKGHFKCMHSVTPQMVWEDASKKLFG
- a CDS encoding HAD family hydrolase; this translates as MAHIKNILLDRDGTVIVDKHYLSDPEGVELIPEGGKALAMLQQAGMRLYVLTNQSGIGRGYFSEDDLHACTVRLDELAELFGALIEDTVYCPHTPEDDCNCRKPRTGMWEQLSDMYGLEAKESVMIGDKFADIELGKNAGLAASILVLTGKGEKERQKLELPEVDESTGYVTVSNENGWTLAVAKDISAAARWISNAFAAGDK
- a CDS encoding cytochrome c maturation protein CcmE; the encoded protein is MAKKNGKSVYIAALFLFLGGLGYLLFTGFSQNSVYFLEVSEALAMTPDQLGSARLFGTVKAGEIKRHEEGLGVSFMLEDAHDKKIVLPVVFNGAVPDTFKSGAEVIVEGNIDNATKAFQARTLMTKCPSKYEKKNRE
- a CDS encoding cytochrome c-type biogenesis CcmF C-terminal domain-containing protein, with the protein product MHLLAFLLLVASLLFALGFGAVAALQIWQGRSTLLHWIETSQMMITTLITVSSSILLWALVNFDFSNYYVASYTSLDLPLFYRVTAFWAGQAGSLLFWAWSVALCGMIFLYTNAYKALSDGTKMWFWMLFFTFTSFFLFLLTTWSNPFTLISPIPADGNGLNPLLQNPGMIFHPPLLFLGYGGFTIPSCLALAQALNRSQHNEDSWTDASRNMILFAWLTLTAGIILGCWWSYMELGWGGYWAWDPVENASLIPWLVGSAFLHTSVIETRRGKLHRTNTFLVALTSISALFATYLVRSGVVESLHAFGGGSVGTPLLIFIIFFTVLSLFAAITSKNPKAKPMAELFSREGLLLVAAWFLIALGVIILIATMWPVFSKFFTENPQGLDQKFYNSVCMPLAAIISVLLMICPWMKWNGGVKSGIMFGAVSVVFVVTGVAMYLSGYTIPVSILAVASAAACIVGIVLLFATDASTRKSNRAIGAYGVHLGVALIVIGIAFSGPYKQELQTQIKRGETVTLEGYTFKYKELYEGEAREYIFLQADIDVYEDGKLIGTLEPQRRLYHKFGKNRSFAEVSIIPSFGEELYSSLLGADTQGNITVTLSIEPMVNWFWIGGTIMCLFPFIGFTRFRKSEKVTDAA